The DNA window GGAGCAACAGGAATACCTTCATATTTGTGAAAATTCTCGTCGGTATCATTGAGAATTTTATCAATTTGGTCTTGGCGTCTTTGCTTTTCTATAGAACTCAACCGCGCCGCATGTTGAGTTGATGACAGTTTAGTGTTTCTGGCAGGGTCATTGGCTATGCGCTCCATATTTCGGGCATGTTGAACAGATGATATTTTTTCCTTTTCTTGCTTTTTACCTTTTCTTATCTGGTCGTTGGGATCAACATTAAAAACAGAGTCGGTTATATCGTCATATTCTTTCGTAGTAAGCATACCTTTCTTGGCTTTGCTCTGCTGCTTTGCATTAGCAGTTTTTTCCAATAATCCGGCCCTATGATTCCTACGCTCCATATCCCCACGGGCCCTGCGCTCCAATGTCTCTTTCTCCTTAGCCATTTGGGCTTTCGCCATTGTTTCAGCCAGCGGTTCTTCTTTTCGGGCCTTTTGCGCTTCGGGTTTGCCCGATAAAGTATTTATA is part of the Desulfovibrio sp. JC022 genome and encodes:
- a CDS encoding polymorphic toxin type 44 domain-containing protein; the encoded protein is INTLSGKPEAQKARKEEPLAETMAKAQMAKEKETLERRARGDMERRNHRAGLLEKTANAKQQSKAKKGMLTTKEYDDITDSVFNVDPNDQIRKGKKQEKEKISSVQHARNMERIANDPARNTKLSSTQHAARLSSIEKQRRQDQIDKILNDTDENFHKYEGIPVAPDGVSVDKNIKDAEEFKKSIQELSSYDQTRKTEEYIMSRFPNKHPMDYKQRGREYERFGNFNYGAVMNALGVPELVGRGFAGYAQYKAGTAKGKWALNFGDDPKDQWDIKQGYRYYENKHVK